The following are encoded in a window of Vidua macroura isolate BioBank_ID:100142 chromosome 26, ASM2450914v1, whole genome shotgun sequence genomic DNA:
- the ZBTB7A gene encoding zinc finger and BTB domain-containing protein 7A: MAGGVDGPIGIPFPDHSSDILSSLNEQRNNGLLCDVVILVEGQEFPTHRSVLAACSQYFKKLFTSGLVVDQQNVYEIDFVSADALSALLEFAYTATLTVSTSNVNDILNAATLLEIPAVRDVCTDLLERKILAKNDQMDTVDQIDQRNHLRAKEYLEFFQSNPVNGHQGSFPWTNPELRDLQRLNFRGQEEEEESNCNGLDFYSQATPTERPKASDCDPDSNPAMWLDREDEEPVSGGMFSPSQNGHYSSRGLATPGEEEGGTPRGPLDPQEAGDSPSFIPTGTETEDDAREVDDLAASALLQQMINSVGRQQLGDDDRKDEDGVMDYYLKYFGSSSEGDVYPSWSQKVEKKIRAKAFQKCPICEKVIQGAGKLPRHIRTHTGEKPYECNICNVRFTRQDKLKVHMRKHTGEKPYLCQQCGAAFAHNYDLKNHMRVHTGLRPYQCDSCCKTFVRSDHLHRHLKKDGCNGIPSRRGRKPRVREAGAMPPTPTGSAEDGSLAAGESEDTAQGTEQEQQQQQHFEENSNNEAPGLNVAGGSDEGNAQGLS; the protein is encoded by the exons ATGGCGGGTGGCGTGGACGGCCCCATAGGGATCCCGTTCCCGGATCACAGCAGCGACATCCTCAGCAGCCTGAATGAGCAGAGGAACAACGGGCTGCTGTGCGACGTGGTCATCCTGGTGGAAGGCCAGGAGTTCCCCACCCACCGCTCCGTCCTGGCAGCGTGCAGCCAGTACTTCAAGAAGCTCTTCACCTCAGGGTTAGTGGTGGACCAGCAGAACGTGTATGAGATAGACTTTGTGAGTGCGGACGCCCTGTCGGCGCTGCTGGAGTTCGCCTACACCGCGACCCTCACCGTCAGCACTTCCAACGTCAACGACATCCTCAACGCCGCCACGCTGCTGGAGATCCCGGCCGTCAGGGATGTCTGCACGGATCTCCTGGAGAGGAAGATTCTGGCCAAAAATGACCAGATGGATACAGTAGATCAAATTGATCAGAGGAACCATCTCAGAGCAAAAGAGTACCTGGAGTTCTTCCAGAGCAACCCCGTGAACGGCCACCAAGGCAGCTTTCCGTGGACCAACCCAGAGTTGAGAGACCTTCAGAGACTGAACTTCCGAGgccaagaggaggaggaggagtcgAACTGCAATGGCCTGGACTTCTACTCGCAAGCCACCCCAACCGAAAGACCAAAGGCAAGTGACTGTGACCCTGACAGCAACCCGGCCATGTGGCTGGACCGCGAGGACGAGGAGCCGGTCAGCGGCGGGATGTTCTCCCCTTCCCAGAACGGACATTACAGCAGCCGTGGCTTGGCCACCCCgggagaagaggaggggggCACCCCCAGGGGCCCTCTGGACCCGCAGGAAGCCGGGGACTCGCCCAGCTTCATCCCCACGGGCACGGAGACGGAGGACGATGCCAGGGAGGTGGATGACCTGGCCGCCAGcgccctgctccagcagatgATCAACTCGGTGGGGCGGCAGCAGCTCGGCGACGACGACCGCAAGGACGAGGACGGGGTCATGGATTATTACTTGAAATATTTCGGCAGTTCCAGCGAGGGCGACGTGTACCCGTCCTGGTCCCAGAAGGTGGAGAAGAAGATCAGGGCGAAAGCATTCCAGAAGTGCCCCATCTGCGAGAAGGTGATCCAGGGCGCCGGGAAGCTGCCGCGCCACATCCGCACCCACACCGGGGAGAAGCCCTACGAGTGCAACATCTGCAACGTCCGATTCACCAG GCAGGACAAGCTGAAGGTGCACATGCGGAAGCACACGGGGGAGAAGCCCTACCTGTGCCAGCAGTGCGGGGCCGCCTTCGCCCACAACTACGACTTGAAGAACCACATGCGGGTGCACACGGGGCTGCGGCCGTACCAGTGCGACAGCTGCTGCAAGACTTTCGTCCGCTCCGACCACCTGCACAGGCACCTTAAAAAAGATGGATGCAACGGGATCCCGTCGCGGAGGGGCCGCAAGCCGCGGGTCAGGGAGGCCGGGGCCATGCCCCCCACGCCCACGGGCAGCGCCGAGGACGGGAGCTTGGCGGCCGGCGAGTCCGAGGACACCGCGCAGGGCAccgagcaggagcagcagcagcagcagcactttgagGAGAATTCCAATAACGAAGCGCCGGGATTGAATGTAGCAGGAGGGTCGGATGAGGGTAACGCGCAAGGACTCTCctaa